The proteins below come from a single Isachenkonia alkalipeptolytica genomic window:
- the nrdR gene encoding transcriptional regulator NrdR, which translates to MNCPFCSHEESKVVDSRPTEEGQAIRRRRECSSCKKRFTTYEKIEELPLIVIKKGGTRESYNRSKVMNGIIRSCEKRPVSLQDIEKIVDDIEKTLYNSMEKEISTNFIGELVMDKLKKTDEVAYVRFASVYREFKDISTFMEELNKLIKDPDTSNS; encoded by the coding sequence ATGAATTGTCCATTTTGTTCCCATGAAGAATCGAAAGTTGTTGATTCAAGACCTACCGAAGAAGGGCAGGCAATTCGCAGAAGGAGAGAGTGCTCGAGTTGTAAAAAGCGCTTTACCACCTACGAAAAAATAGAAGAGCTCCCACTGATTGTTATTAAAAAAGGAGGAACCCGGGAATCCTATAACCGGAGTAAAGTTATGAATGGCATTATTCGCTCCTGTGAAAAAAGACCGGTTTCTCTACAGGATATAGAAAAGATCGTGGATGACATAGAAAAAACCTTGTACAATTCCATGGAGAAGGAAATAAGTACAAATTTTATCGGCGAACTGGTTATGGATAAACTAAAAAAAACCGACGAGGTTGCTTATGTGCGATTTGCTTCGGTTTATCGGGAGTTTAAAGATATTAGCACATTCATGGAGGAGCTTAATAAATTAATTAAAGATCCTGACACTAGCAATAGCTAG
- a CDS encoding small basic family protein yields the protein MFAFIGILLGVALGFLIPITYPPGFSLYISVAILAALDSVFGAFRASLEEKFDIEIFVSGFFGNTILAVVLAYIGDKLGVPLYYAAIFAFGGRLFQNLAVIRRIAIHRLRVARGVSKTARSQRK from the coding sequence ATTTTTGCATTTATTGGAATTTTATTAGGCGTGGCACTGGGATTTCTAATTCCGATTACTTACCCTCCCGGTTTTTCACTGTACATTTCAGTGGCAATTCTTGCTGCACTGGACTCGGTTTTTGGAGCTTTCCGAGCAAGCCTTGAAGAAAAATTTGATATAGAAATTTTTGTTTCCGGTTTTTTCGGAAACACGATTTTAGCTGTAGTTCTGGCTTATATTGGTGATAAATTAGGAGTCCCTCTCTATTATGCGGCGATTTTTGCTTTTGGAGGGAGATTATTCCAAAATCTAGCGGTTATAAGGCGGATCGCGATCCATCGCTTGAGGGTTGCTAGAGGAGTAAGCAAAACTGCTCGTAGTCAAAGGAAATAA
- the der gene encoding ribosome biogenesis GTPase Der — MGKPIVAIVGRPNVGKSTLFNKISGKRIAIVEDRPGVTRDRIYIETEWLSHQFHLIDTGGIEPKSKEIIPAQMKRQAELAIETADVIIFLLDGREGLTANDREIASMLRKSGKPLLLVLNKVDNRESSPFYYDFFELGLGEPVEISSAMGLNIGNLLDEMVALFPKVEEQDYDEDVVKVAVIGKPNVGKSSLINKILGEDRVIVSEIAGTTRDAIDTPFTHGDDRYVLIDTAGIRRKSKVYDNIERYSVIRSVTAVERADVCLLVIDAMEGVTEQDKKIAGYSHEAGKALVIVINKWDLVEKDTKTMNTFIKDVRNELSYCYYAPILFISALTGQRTNKIIETVKAVANQNAMRLKTGVLNEIIGEAVLLNQPPSDKGKKLKIYYCTQGGVKPPTFILFINDKKLAHFSYIRYLTNKIRENFGFEGSPIRFILKEKAKGD, encoded by the coding sequence ATGGGAAAACCAATTGTGGCAATCGTAGGACGACCAAATGTGGGAAAGTCCACTTTATTTAATAAAATATCAGGAAAAAGGATTGCGATTGTGGAGGACAGACCGGGTGTTACCAGAGATCGAATATACATTGAAACCGAGTGGCTTAGTCATCAGTTTCATTTGATCGACACGGGTGGTATTGAGCCGAAGTCCAAGGAAATTATTCCGGCACAAATGAAACGTCAAGCGGAGCTCGCTATAGAAACTGCGGATGTAATTATTTTTTTGCTTGATGGTAGAGAAGGGTTAACGGCTAATGATCGTGAGATTGCTAGTATGCTAAGAAAATCCGGCAAGCCACTTTTATTAGTGCTCAACAAAGTGGATAACAGGGAGTCTTCTCCTTTTTATTACGACTTTTTCGAATTAGGATTAGGGGAACCGGTGGAAATCTCATCGGCCATGGGATTAAATATCGGAAATTTATTAGATGAAATGGTGGCTTTATTCCCAAAAGTCGAGGAACAAGACTACGATGAAGATGTTGTAAAAGTTGCGGTTATAGGAAAGCCAAATGTGGGGAAATCCTCACTGATCAATAAAATTCTGGGGGAAGATCGGGTAATTGTCAGCGAAATTGCAGGAACAACCCGAGACGCTATTGATACCCCTTTCACCCATGGAGATGACCGCTACGTATTAATTGATACCGCAGGTATTCGAAGAAAAAGCAAGGTTTATGATAACATTGAGCGTTACAGCGTTATCCGTTCAGTTACCGCTGTAGAACGGGCGGATGTTTGCCTGTTGGTTATTGATGCTATGGAAGGGGTAACAGAACAGGACAAGAAAATAGCGGGGTATAGTCATGAAGCCGGAAAAGCTTTAGTTATTGTTATTAACAAATGGGACTTAGTGGAAAAAGATACGAAGACCATGAATACCTTTATCAAGGACGTTCGTAATGAACTTTCCTACTGCTATTATGCACCGATTTTGTTCATCTCAGCTTTGACAGGCCAGAGAACAAACAAAATTATTGAAACCGTTAAGGCCGTAGCAAATCAAAATGCCATGCGTTTAAAAACCGGAGTACTAAATGAAATTATTGGGGAGGCAGTACTGCTCAATCAACCCCCATCGGATAAGGGGAAAAAACTAAAAATTTATTACTGCACCCAGGGAGGGGTTAAGCCGCCGACATTTATACTGTTTATAAACGATAAAAAGCTGGCGCACTTCTCTTACATCCGATATTTAACAAATAAAATACGTGAAAACTTTGGGTTTGAAGGCAGTCCGATTCGATTTATCTTAAAAGAAAAGGCGAAAGGGGATTAA
- a CDS encoding cell division protein FtsQ/DivIB, with amino-acid sequence MKKLGRIIKGIVLFMIIFGVIIVRMLYMDILMLQNLEIEASEHITKKYFKDTTEITLNQNILRYNLNKKEQGIEEHPYVREVIIQRKLPDTLEIKLKEREEYAIIPYNGNYLFMDRELFLLRKSDSYIVGDLPVLREVQVQSADIGNEIITDNNDQLRFSLDAYEALSISDISTDITEYYLVEDQLIVETTEHIDIVLGIDIDLPYTIVATQQVYEDLLNRNQRNVSIISKYKDYIYVEAGTFFEDRRSNEEEEKKHLEESEEEEEPTGDN; translated from the coding sequence ATGAAAAAATTAGGGCGGATAATAAAGGGAATAGTGCTGTTTATGATCATTTTTGGCGTTATTATTGTTAGAATGCTTTATATGGATATTTTGATGCTACAAAATCTGGAGATAGAGGCTTCAGAACATATCACCAAAAAATATTTTAAAGATACTACTGAAATCACATTGAATCAGAACATTCTTCGATATAATTTAAATAAAAAAGAACAGGGCATTGAAGAACATCCCTATGTCCGCGAGGTAATTATCCAAAGAAAATTGCCTGATACCCTTGAAATAAAGCTGAAAGAACGGGAAGAATATGCTATAATACCCTATAATGGTAATTACTTATTTATGGATAGGGAGCTTTTCCTTCTGCGAAAATCAGACTCCTACATTGTCGGAGATTTGCCGGTTTTACGAGAGGTGCAGGTCCAAAGTGCAGATATTGGAAATGAGATTATCACCGATAATAATGATCAACTACGGTTTTCATTAGATGCCTATGAAGCTTTATCGATTTCCGATATTTCTACAGATATTACAGAGTATTATTTAGTTGAAGATCAACTGATTGTAGAAACAACAGAGCATATTGATATTGTGCTAGGAATTGACATAGATTTACCCTACACGATTGTTGCAACACAACAGGTTTATGAGGATTTACTTAATCGTAATCAGCGCAATGTATCGATTATATCAAAATACAAGGATTATATCTATGTGGAAGCGGGAACTTTTTTTGAAGATCGCCGGTCTAATGAAGAGGAAGAAAAGAAGCATCTAGAAGAATCTGAAGAGGAAGAAGAACCCACTGGTGATAACTAG
- a CDS encoding DUF881 domain-containing protein codes for MKNSRDKLIIGITFFFVSFMLVTNIRNTDMNYDFIRLDTVEAFNTEISETKQEVEDLEEYIEQQRIQLKEYQQALQEGTLEEVLAIEVKKQKMYSHLTPLRGPGVTVTLEDSERELDEGEDPNNLVIHDLDVLNILNDLRRAGAEALAINGQRVTSQTQIKCQGATITVNDVTYGQPFIIEAIGNPDTLNAAINAPTSYAYILREYYELPVGSEISDEILIKAFEREPALNYIEIQEGD; via the coding sequence ATGAAAAACTCAAGGGATAAATTAATTATCGGGATAACGTTTTTTTTCGTAAGTTTTATGTTGGTAACTAATATCCGTAATACGGACATGAATTATGATTTCATTAGGCTAGATACTGTAGAGGCTTTTAATACCGAAATATCCGAAACAAAACAGGAAGTTGAAGATCTAGAGGAGTATATTGAACAACAGAGAATTCAGCTAAAGGAGTACCAGCAAGCACTTCAGGAGGGAACGCTAGAAGAGGTTCTTGCCATAGAGGTGAAAAAACAAAAAATGTATAGCCACCTTACACCGTTGAGGGGGCCGGGAGTTACAGTAACCTTAGAGGACAGTGAGCGAGAACTGGATGAAGGAGAAGATCCCAACAATCTTGTGATCCATGACCTGGATGTATTGAATATTTTGAATGATCTTAGAAGAGCCGGGGCAGAGGCGTTAGCAATAAATGGTCAGCGGGTGACCAGCCAAACCCAAATCAAGTGTCAAGGTGCGACTATCACGGTAAATGATGTTACCTATGGGCAGCCCTTTATTATAGAAGCTATTGGAAATCCGGACACCCTTAATGCTGCGATTAACGCGCCTACTTCCTATGCCTATATTTTACGGGAGTACTATGAACTTCCTGTAGGGTCGGAAATTAGTGATGAAATTTTGATAAAAGCCTTTGAACGGGAGCCGGCGCTGAATTATATAGAGATACAGGAAGGTGATTAA
- a CDS encoding DUF512 domain-containing protein, with the protein MGPETIGAELEIEVGDILLNINGQPINDIIEYRYFISDEYLEMDIQKSNGEIWTLEIEKEYDEDLGLEFENPIIDQSKNCQNQCIFCFVDQLPNNMRKTLYFKDDDSRLSFLQGNYITLTNMKEEEIQRIIDYRISPINLSVHATDPALRVKMLNNKKAGDILKVMRDFNDHEIKMNCQIVLCPGVNDGKHLDKTIQDLKELQHIQSTAIVPVGITKYREGLFLMKPYDQGTASKVIEQVEAWQRSIVKEKGRRFVHLSDEFYILAQRPFPKIKDYEGFPQIENGVGLVAKFRGEVDEALAMEKFKAEQGSRPELKDLMDVNRQVLVQLVTGVLAKEFMENIAKKVHSVLPFIEFEVIPVKNRFFGETITVSGLVTGGDIIETLKSPEVEGRESKNIKTITMIPKSMLKAEENVFLDDLTLKDLEQELKRTVIASSVDGKSFVRSLLEISKST; encoded by the coding sequence GTGGGACCGGAAACTATAGGTGCGGAACTGGAGATTGAGGTAGGGGATATCCTACTGAATATTAACGGTCAACCTATTAATGATATCATAGAATATCGTTATTTCATTTCCGATGAATATCTGGAAATGGATATACAAAAAAGCAACGGAGAAATATGGACTTTGGAGATTGAAAAAGAGTATGATGAGGATCTGGGATTGGAGTTTGAAAACCCTATTATTGATCAGTCTAAAAATTGTCAAAATCAGTGTATATTTTGTTTTGTCGATCAATTACCAAATAATATGCGTAAAACGTTGTATTTTAAGGATGATGATTCCCGACTATCCTTTTTGCAAGGGAATTACATCACTCTCACAAATATGAAAGAGGAGGAAATACAAAGGATTATTGACTATCGTATTAGTCCTATTAACCTATCGGTTCATGCTACGGATCCTGCTCTTCGAGTGAAAATGCTTAACAACAAAAAGGCCGGGGACATTCTAAAGGTTATGAGGGATTTTAATGATCATGAAATAAAGATGAACTGTCAAATTGTTCTTTGCCCCGGAGTAAATGACGGAAAACATCTAGATAAAACAATTCAAGACCTAAAAGAACTTCAGCATATTCAAAGCACGGCTATCGTTCCCGTAGGAATTACAAAATATCGGGAAGGCCTTTTTCTAATGAAGCCCTATGATCAAGGCACTGCTTCAAAGGTTATTGAACAGGTGGAAGCTTGGCAAAGATCGATAGTAAAAGAAAAAGGAAGACGGTTTGTTCATCTATCCGATGAGTTCTATATTTTAGCACAGAGACCGTTTCCTAAAATAAAAGATTATGAGGGGTTTCCGCAAATTGAAAATGGTGTGGGGTTAGTTGCCAAGTTTCGCGGGGAAGTTGACGAGGCTTTAGCTATGGAAAAATTTAAGGCTGAACAGGGTTCCCGTCCTGAGCTAAAGGATCTAATGGATGTCAATAGACAGGTGCTGGTTCAACTGGTTACCGGAGTCTTAGCAAAGGAATTTATGGAGAATATCGCAAAAAAAGTTCATAGCGTGTTGCCTTTCATAGAATTTGAAGTTATCCCGGTGAAAAACCGCTTCTTTGGAGAAACGATAACTGTTAGTGGTTTAGTGACCGGAGGCGATATTATTGAAACATTAAAAAGCCCAGAGGTCGAAGGAAGAGAAAGTAAAAATATCAAAACCATAACGATGATTCCCAAATCCATGCTAAAAGCAGAGGAAAACGTTTTTCTTGATGATCTTACTTTAAAAGATCTGGAACAAGAACTCAAAAGAACAGTCATCGCTTCCTCTGTGGATGGAAAAAGTTTTGTACGCAGTTTATTAGAAATATCAAAATCAACTTAA
- the ftsZ gene encoding cell division protein FtsZ yields the protein MLEFDVDMDQFAQIKVVGVGGGGNNAVNRMVESGLKGVEFIAINTDKQALYSSKAEHKLQIGEKLTKGLGAGANPEIGKKAAGESKEDIYRRLEGADMVFVTAGMGGGTGTGAAPIVSEIAKEMGILTVGVVTKPFTFEGKKRMSHAQIGIDDLRDKVDTLVTIPNDRLLQVIEKKTTMLDAFKIADDVLKQGVQGISDLIAVPGLVNLDFADVKTIMLEQGLAHMGIGSAVGENRASEAAKQAIQSPLLETSIKGAKGVLLNITGGAGLGLFEVNEAAELVTEAADENANIIFGAVINEDLEDELRITVIATGFDNEPLNEEEVQKKDQTIESKKKGDSLDIPVFLRRNR from the coding sequence ATGTTGGAATTTGATGTTGACATGGATCAATTTGCTCAAATAAAAGTTGTTGGTGTTGGCGGAGGCGGAAACAATGCAGTAAACCGTATGGTGGAATCCGGCTTAAAAGGTGTGGAATTTATTGCGATTAATACGGATAAGCAGGCTTTGTATTCTTCTAAAGCTGAACATAAATTACAAATTGGAGAAAAGCTAACCAAGGGATTAGGAGCTGGAGCAAATCCTGAAATCGGTAAGAAAGCTGCTGGGGAAAGCAAAGAAGATATTTACCGAAGACTTGAAGGGGCGGATATGGTTTTCGTAACTGCGGGAATGGGAGGCGGAACCGGTACCGGAGCTGCGCCTATTGTATCGGAAATTGCAAAAGAAATGGGAATACTAACGGTAGGGGTTGTTACAAAGCCCTTCACTTTTGAAGGGAAAAAAAGGATGTCCCATGCTCAAATCGGTATAGATGATCTTAGAGATAAAGTGGATACGTTAGTTACCATTCCTAATGATCGATTACTGCAGGTCATTGAAAAGAAAACCACTATGTTGGATGCTTTTAAAATAGCGGATGACGTTTTGAAACAAGGGGTTCAGGGGATTTCTGATTTAATAGCGGTACCCGGTCTTGTGAATTTGGACTTTGCCGATGTTAAAACGATCATGTTGGAGCAGGGACTGGCTCACATGGGGATTGGAAGTGCCGTAGGAGAAAATCGAGCCTCAGAAGCTGCGAAACAGGCAATACAAAGTCCGTTGCTTGAAACCTCAATAAAAGGGGCAAAGGGAGTGTTGTTGAATATTACCGGCGGAGCGGGATTGGGCCTTTTTGAAGTTAATGAAGCCGCGGAATTGGTTACGGAAGCCGCTGATGAAAATGCCAACATTATTTTTGGAGCTGTGATCAATGAAGACTTAGAGGATGAGTTAAGAATTACAGTAATTGCTACCGGGTTTGATAATGAGCCTCTGAATGAAGAGGAAGTTCAAAAAAAAGACCAGACGATAGAATCAAAGAAAAAAGGAGATTCCTTAGACATTCCTGTGTTTCTACGAAGGAATAGATAA
- a CDS encoding DUF881 domain-containing protein, with amino-acid sequence MKDVKSKIILGLLSMLVVFSLSVQFQTIRDTTGGELLSTQRSQAMAIELRNLQEEREQLTKELTDLENRLQEYEQTDADENLIIQNLRRDLQRYQLISGHVSGQGPGVVITIESEEEEGEFLLYNYDILLSLANNLNAAGAEAIEINGERYTALTEIYYGSNAIHVNDRPISPPFEIRAIGHGDTLEAALNIRYGIIWEIRQFTGINVEITKEDNIFIERAQNISEFEYAVPLAEDEQ; translated from the coding sequence ATGAAAGATGTTAAAAGTAAAATTATTTTAGGACTACTCTCCATGCTTGTGGTATTCTCATTATCCGTTCAGTTTCAAACTATTCGGGACACAACCGGAGGAGAACTTCTTTCTACCCAACGTTCCCAAGCTATGGCCATTGAACTTAGAAATCTTCAAGAGGAACGGGAGCAACTAACGAAGGAACTAACGGATCTGGAAAATCGTCTTCAGGAGTACGAGCAGACCGATGCGGATGAAAATCTGATTATACAAAATCTTAGAAGGGATTTACAAAGGTACCAATTGATCTCTGGTCATGTTTCCGGACAGGGACCGGGGGTAGTTATCACCATTGAAAGTGAAGAGGAAGAGGGAGAGTTTTTGTTGTATAATTACGATATTTTACTGTCTCTTGCCAATAACTTAAATGCCGCCGGTGCGGAAGCTATAGAAATAAACGGGGAGCGCTATACCGCTTTGACTGAAATTTATTATGGTTCTAATGCCATTCATGTCAATGACCGACCCATTAGTCCTCCCTTTGAGATAAGAGCAATTGGACATGGGGACACACTGGAAGCGGCTTTGAATATTCGCTATGGCATTATATGGGAAATAAGACAATTTACTGGAATTAACGTGGAAATTACCAAAGAGGATAATATATTTATTGAAAGAGCACAAAATATTTCGGAGTTTGAGTACGCGGTACCGTTAGCAGAAGATGAACAATAG